Part of the Ochotona princeps isolate mOchPri1 chromosome 15, mOchPri1.hap1, whole genome shotgun sequence genome, TGTTTGCTATGGCCAGTGGCAGTGCTGGCAGCTGGTGCACCTGGATCCCCGAAGTGCCCAACGCGCTGAGGTTAATGGTCTGCAGGCCTGGCATGGAGGAGAGCTGGGCAGCATTCACAGTGACTGTGCCGGCAGGGATGGAGGCAGCTGAGGCAATGGGGGTCAgggtggtgttgctgctgctggtctgCCCCAAGGAGACGCCCTGCATCGGGGCCAAGGTGATTGTCTGGGCCTGCGGGTTCTGAACTTGGAGGTTCTGCACCTGAAGTGTCTGCCAGCTGACCTGTCCGTTGGGGCCTACTGTGGGTGTCCGAATGATGATGGGGCCAGAGTTGGGAACAGCCTGAAGCTGGAGGTTCTGGAGAGTTTCCTGGGAGATGGCTTGAGTGGTGAAGGTCTGCCCTGACAATGGCGTGGCCTGGAGGGCCTGCAGGGCCTGTCCCCCTTGAACCAGCTGAGGCTGGATAAGGATCTGTTGCTGTGGCTGCTGGTTTTGCTCACCCTCTTTCTGTGGACCCGCCTGCAAGGAGCCTCCGGACGTCTGGTTCTGCTGCATGTTGAGCGTGTCAGAGCCCTGCAGCCCGCTGACTCTCTGCGGCGTCTGGCCCTGAGAGTTGGTCCCTGATGAGCTGCTGGTGGTGAAGTTCATAATTCCCATGTTGCTGGTGGTAGTCGTTGTCGAGTAGCTGTTTGCATTGGTGAAaaaggagctggagctggcttGTGAGGACACCAGACTGGCCGAACTGATGGTTGTAGTCCCTGAGGTGACGGGCTGGGAGCCGCTCTCCTGGGACCCAGAGCTGCTGATGGTGACTGCCTGAGAGCTGGGAGTCAGGGTGGCTGCAGAAACGCTGTTGACAGGTAGCAAGGTGATGTTCCCATTCAGGGCCACGGGTACATTGGTCACATACTGAGTCTGTCCTGAGAGCACATTATTGGTCAGACCTTGGAGCGGGACAGCCTGCTGGAGCAGGTTTGGCATCGCAGCGATGATGTTGCCTCCGCTGCCGCGGTTTGTGATGATCTGTTGGTTTGCACCCGGGATGATCTGTATTTGCCCAGAGCCATCCTGCTGCACTTGGGCCCCGGTGGTGGCgaactgcagctgctgcccaTCAACGGTCTGGAACTGGGGGATCACTTGATACTGAATGTTAGACATCACCCCTGGCAGTCCTGtcagcacctgctggttctgTAAGTTGGGGGTGGCAGCCACTACGTACTGGCTGCCAGAGACCGCGCGATTCTTGGAAGACTCGCTGCCATTGCTGCCATTGGAATTGCTGCCACTCTGTTGTTCCTTTGAGGTAGGGGTAGCCCCAGAGGAGGAAGAGATGATCTGCCAGCCATTGGCACCCTGTGAAAGTTGTGTGGCTGTGAGGTCGAGCTCACCTGGGCCCCCTGACTGGCTTGGGCCCTGGGAGTTGTTGCTGTTCTCATTGGGTGACTCAATTCTGCTGCAAGTTGCTGCCAGCAGAGCCAAGGGGGATGGCTGGGATTCCTGGCCAGAAAAgggggggaaggaaggggaggggggagaggaggagaggcgtTAGCGACACCCAGCCACCAGCCTAGGGGGCAGTATACAACAAATAAACAGCAACACAACCGAGAGCAATCAAGGAggtaaaaaataactaaataagtaaAAGCTGACCCAGAAACAAAAAAGGAGCAGCTATCTGTACTGCTGAAACTACGACGTTTGAAGAACCTTCAAGTCACCTGTGACTCGGTGTACTCACTTCCCCACCCATAAAATGGAATCCTT contains:
- the SP1 gene encoding transcription factor Sp1 isoform X2, which produces MDDMTAVVKIEKGAGSGGSNGGNGNGGGAFTQARSSSTGSSSSSSGGGGGGGGQESQPSPLALLAATCSRIESPNENSNNSQGPSQSGGPGELDLTATQLSQGANGWQIISSSSGATPTSKEQQSGSNSNGSNGSESSKNRAVSGSQYVVAATPNLQNQQVLTGLPGVMSNIQYQVIPQFQTVDGQQLQFATTGAQVQQDGSGQIQIIPGANQQIITNRGSGGNIIAAMPNLLQQAVPLQGLTNNVLSGQTQYVTNVPVALNGNITLLPVNSVSAATLTPSSQAVTISSSGSQESGSQPVTSGTTTISSASLVSSQASSSSFFTNANSYSTTTTTSNMGIMNFTTSSSSGTNSQGQTPQRVSGLQGSDTLNMQQNQTSGGSLQAGPQKEGEQNQQPQQQILIQPQLVQGGQALQALQATPLSGQTFTTQAISQETLQNLQLQAVPNSGPIIIRTPTVGPNGQVSWQTLQVQNLQVQNPQAQTITLAPMQGVSLGQTSSSNTTLTPIASAASIPAGTVTVNAAQLSSMPGLQTINLSALGTSGIQVHQLPALPLAIANTPGDHGAQLGLHGAGGDGMHDDPAGGEEGENSPDPQPQAGRRTRREACTCPYCKDSEGRSSGDPGKKKQHICHIQGCGKVYGKTSHLRAHLRWHTGERPFMCTWSYCGKRFTRSDELQRHKRTHTGEKKFACPECPKRFMRSDHLSKHIKTHQNKKAGPGVALSVGPLPLDAAAGSEGSGTATPSALITTNMVAMEAICPEGIARLANSGINVMQVADLQSINISGNGF
- the SP1 gene encoding transcription factor Sp1 isoform X1, whose product is MSDADHSMDDMTAVVKIEKGAGSGGSNGGNGNGGGAFTQARSSSTGSSSSSSGGGGGGGGQESQPSPLALLAATCSRIESPNENSNNSQGPSQSGGPGELDLTATQLSQGANGWQIISSSSGATPTSKEQQSGSNSNGSNGSESSKNRAVSGSQYVVAATPNLQNQQVLTGLPGVMSNIQYQVIPQFQTVDGQQLQFATTGAQVQQDGSGQIQIIPGANQQIITNRGSGGNIIAAMPNLLQQAVPLQGLTNNVLSGQTQYVTNVPVALNGNITLLPVNSVSAATLTPSSQAVTISSSGSQESGSQPVTSGTTTISSASLVSSQASSSSFFTNANSYSTTTTTSNMGIMNFTTSSSSGTNSQGQTPQRVSGLQGSDTLNMQQNQTSGGSLQAGPQKEGEQNQQPQQQILIQPQLVQGGQALQALQATPLSGQTFTTQAISQETLQNLQLQAVPNSGPIIIRTPTVGPNGQVSWQTLQVQNLQVQNPQAQTITLAPMQGVSLGQTSSSNTTLTPIASAASIPAGTVTVNAAQLSSMPGLQTINLSALGTSGIQVHQLPALPLAIANTPGDHGAQLGLHGAGGDGMHDDPAGGEEGENSPDPQPQAGRRTRREACTCPYCKDSEGRSSGDPGKKKQHICHIQGCGKVYGKTSHLRAHLRWHTGERPFMCTWSYCGKRFTRSDELQRHKRTHTGEKKFACPECPKRFMRSDHLSKHIKTHQNKKAGPGVALSVGPLPLDAAAGSEGSGTATPSALITTNMVAMEAICPEGIARLANSGINVMQVADLQSINISGNGF
- the SP1 gene encoding transcription factor Sp1 isoform X3, producing the protein MSDADHSMDDMTAVVKIEKGAGSGGSNGGNGNGGGAFTQARSSSTGSSSSSSGGGGGGGGQGANGWQIISSSSGATPTSKEQQSGSNSNGSNGSESSKNRAVSGSQYVVAATPNLQNQQVLTGLPGVMSNIQYQVIPQFQTVDGQQLQFATTGAQVQQDGSGQIQIIPGANQQIITNRGSGGNIIAAMPNLLQQAVPLQGLTNNVLSGQTQYVTNVPVALNGNITLLPVNSVSAATLTPSSQAVTISSSGSQESGSQPVTSGTTTISSASLVSSQASSSSFFTNANSYSTTTTTSNMGIMNFTTSSSSGTNSQGQTPQRVSGLQGSDTLNMQQNQTSGGSLQAGPQKEGEQNQQPQQQILIQPQLVQGGQALQALQATPLSGQTFTTQAISQETLQNLQLQAVPNSGPIIIRTPTVGPNGQVSWQTLQVQNLQVQNPQAQTITLAPMQGVSLGQTSSSNTTLTPIASAASIPAGTVTVNAAQLSSMPGLQTINLSALGTSGIQVHQLPALPLAIANTPGDHGAQLGLHGAGGDGMHDDPAGGEEGENSPDPQPQAGRRTRREACTCPYCKDSEGRSSGDPGKKKQHICHIQGCGKVYGKTSHLRAHLRWHTGERPFMCTWSYCGKRFTRSDELQRHKRTHTGEKKFACPECPKRFMRSDHLSKHIKTHQNKKAGPGVALSVGPLPLDAAAGSEGSGTATPSALITTNMVAMEAICPEGIARLANSGINVMQVADLQSINISGNGF